Proteins co-encoded in one Bacteroidales bacterium genomic window:
- a CDS encoding site-specific integrase, with protein MAKIDNTKTDNPKLMTKKLADGRESLYLWYYYGSTTSYDDTGKKITKSDRQKEFLGLYLINSRNPIDKLQNKQTLELAKEIRAEKERELKEQQTGYRIPKTKNINLHDYFKSYINRYTKKDIRVIVMAYNRFKAFLQEDDRYIIYQERLKPEQLTIDMMKSYAEYLESTSKGEGAKTILSRFKKMINNAIEQGILVKNPCASIKCKADDQILKKDVLSIEEMETLIQTTYPEQNQTIRKAFIFCMYSGIRFCDIKELRFKNVDYSNKILSFEQAKTSGKSTSSGVIIPLNDDLLNLIGKPQQNGLDELIFNLPSSTMCNKALSRWTKRAGINKHITWHCARHSFAVNILNNGANIKTVASLLGHSGLKHTEKYTRAVDSLKQDAINSLPKINI; from the coding sequence ATGGCAAAAATAGACAATACCAAAACAGATAATCCAAAGTTGATGACAAAGAAACTTGCCGACGGCCGGGAAAGCCTATATTTGTGGTATTATTATGGAAGTACAACGAGTTATGATGACACAGGGAAGAAGATAACCAAATCGGATAGACAAAAAGAGTTTTTAGGGCTTTACCTAATCAATTCAAGAAACCCTATAGATAAACTTCAAAACAAACAAACTTTAGAGCTTGCAAAGGAAATAAGAGCAGAGAAAGAACGAGAATTAAAAGAACAACAAACAGGATATAGAATACCAAAAACTAAAAACATTAACCTACATGATTATTTTAAATCATACATTAACAGGTATACAAAAAAAGATATAAGAGTTATTGTTATGGCTTATAATCGTTTTAAAGCATTCTTGCAAGAAGATGACAGGTATATTATTTATCAAGAAAGGCTAAAACCCGAACAGCTAACAATAGATATGATGAAGTCCTATGCTGAATATTTAGAAAGCACATCAAAGGGCGAGGGTGCAAAAACAATCTTATCACGTTTTAAGAAAATGATAAATAATGCTATTGAACAAGGTATTTTAGTGAAAAACCCATGTGCAAGCATTAAATGTAAAGCCGATGACCAAATATTAAAAAAAGATGTTCTTAGTATTGAAGAAATGGAAACACTTATACAAACAACATACCCCGAACAAAACCAAACCATCAGGAAAGCATTTATTTTTTGCATGTATTCCGGAATTAGATTTTGTGATATAAAAGAGTTGAGGTTTAAAAATGTTGATTATTCAAACAAGATACTATCATTTGAACAAGCCAAAACAAGCGGCAAAAGCACGTCAAGTGGCGTTATTATTCCCTTAAATGATGATTTACTTAACCTCATCGGGAAACCTCAACAGAACGGCTTAGATGAGTTGATATTTAACCTTCCAAGTTCAACGATGTGTAACAAAGCATTATCACGTTGGACAAAGAGAGCAGGAATAAATAAACATATCACATGGCATTGTGCAAGACATTCTTTTGCCGTTAATATTTTGAATAACGGTGCGAATATAAAAACCGTTGCAAGTCTTTTAGGACATTCAGGATTAAAACACACAGAGA